TTTGACTTTGATGACAGTTCACAGTTTTACTTTATGAGTGATGTGGCCATCCCCCTTTATTATTCTGTTTGGTGGAAGTACAGAAATGAGACGTTAGAGGATCGGAGCAGATTCGGAGAAAGGTTCCTCGTTTCGTTCTTGAAAGGGTATAGGACAGAATGTGATGTGGAGAATGAATGGGTGGAACGGATTCCCCATTTCCTGCTGCTGAGGGACCTGACGTTATATTCGGTTTTTCATAAAAAATGGGATCTCACAAACTTATCTGAAGCCGAGGAGTCATTGATCCATCAGCTCCGGGATCGATTGGTGAAAGATGAACCGATCGCAGAGCTCGACTACCGCAAAATCCTTGATGAAGTAAGAATGGCATAGGCCGGGAGGAATGTTCCTCCGGGCTTTTTTCTTAGTGGAGGAAGATTTTAATCAGGGGAAAAGTCTGGTAGAATGCAAAAGACTATGTACATATCAACAGATGAGGTGAAACAAATGGATAAAACCATTGGATTTATAGGATGCGGCAATATGGCGCAAGCAATCTTAGGGGGCATACTGCATGCAGGACTCGTCGATAAACGGGCCATACGTGCCAGTGCAAGGACTAAAGCAACACTCGAGAAGGTAGCGGAGCAGTTCGGAGTGGAAACGACCGTTGATAATCAAGCGGTTGCTTCAGTTTCTGATATCGTGTTCCTTGCCGTCAAACCGGATCAATACGGTGTGCTGATCGAAGAAATCAAAGATTCTCTGAAGGAGGACGCCATCATCATGACCATTGCAGCCGGCATCACGATTGACTGGATGGAGAAGAAGCTGTCACCATCTATGAAAATCGTACGGACGATGCCGAATACACCGTCCCTGGTCGGGGAAGGGATGACCGCTTATTGCGTGAATGGAGCGGTGACAGAATCGGACCTTGAAGCTGTGCAGGCAACGCTCGAAAGCTTCGGAAAAGCAGAGAAGGTGGACGAAGGGATGATGGACGCGATTCCCGCCGTCAGCGGGTCATCCCCTGCTTATGTATTCATGTTCATCGAAGCACTGGCCGATGGAGCGGTCCTGCAGGGAATCCCGAGAAAACAAGCGTATCAGCTCGCGTCCCAGGCCGTGCTCGGAGCAGCCAAAATGGTCCTGGAAACAGGCACCCATCCCGGCGAATTGAAAGATGCCGTATGCTCCCCGGGCGGCGCAACGATCGAAGCCGTCGCAGCCCTCGAGAAAAATCAGTTCAGAGGCACAATCCTTTCTGCCATGGAGGCATGCGGGAAGAAGTCTAGGTCCTTAGGGGAGTAGGGGTGTCAGGTTGGATTTAGGGAGCGGGGAGAGGAAGGAGATTGTGGATTTTTTGGGAGTGACGCATAAACCGTTGAGGGTGACGCATAAACGGGGAAAGTGACGCATAAACCAAAATCCAAACATTATCAAACAATCTATCTCTGAAAATAACAACAAAAATTCCGCTTGAATCAAAAAGCAAACCAGATTCTATATCCAAGTAATCCCTTCACAACACAAATCATAACGAAAACCTGCCGGAGTAGTGTCTACTTCGGCAGGTTTTTTATTGTGTCTTGAATTCGACCGTGATACTGGCAGTTACCCCGATTTGTCCTGGCTGTACCGGTGTGCTTTCGTCGGCAGCTTTGAGGTAGGCGACGTTCATCGAGGATGGCATTCCGATCGTCGATTGTTCTGTAATGGATGCAGGCTGGGGGTTGAGGTGTTGATTCGATTGGTTTGCCAGTGTGAGTGCTTTTTGGTACGCCTTTTGATAGGCAGAGGCAAGTGCCTGCTGGTAGGCTTCAATGGGGTTGGAATGGACAAATTGGATGTTTTCGATCCGGTTGGCACCGTTTTTTAAGGCGTCGTCAAGGATCGTCCCCACTTTTTCAAGGTTTTGAATCGTCACTCGATATATCTGACGAACCTCATATCCGGTGAAAACCTGCTTCCCATTATCATAATTGTACTGGGGGTTCACCTGATAGGAGGAGGTTTGGATGTCTTTCTTGAGGACACCGTTAGCCATCAGTGATTGCATGACGCTGCTTGATTGCTGTTGATTCAGTTGTTGAGCAGTCTGTAAATCTTCATCCTTTGTGACGATGCCAATGGAAACAACGGCTTGATCGGGATCGATATACATCGTGTGATCTCCTGAAACGGTGATTGTTCCGGGATTTGCGGTGGTTCGGTAGGAAGGATATGAATACATTTTACACGCACGTAAAGGATTCGATTTTATCTAAATCGATGCCGTAGTATACCCATGTGAAGCCGATCCATCTCCAGCCTGCAATTGAACGGTGTCCGATATATACCGGATAGAACCAGAAGGAATCTCTTTTGAGCCATATATAGGTGTAGTGGAATAAGCATCTTCTGATCGCGCCGGGATCTACTGCATAGAGGCCTGGACTGCCCTGCGTCCCTTGAACTGCCGTCTTTTGCGGCTGGAAATTCGGTGGCGGTCCGGGTGGATGTTGGTTTTGGCCGCCATGGCCGCCGGATGGTGGTGGGGAATCAGGTGCCCCTTGGCCGCCACCTGGAAAACCTGGGAAGCCTGGAAAGCTGCCACTGCCAGATCCCTGCCCTTCGCCCGGAAAACCAGGGAACCCGTTGCCTGATCCCTGCCCTCCGCCGGGAAAGCCAGGAAACCCGCTGCCAGAGCCCTGCCCTCCGCCCGGAAAACCAGGGAACCCACTGCCAGATCCCTGTCCTCCACCGGGAAAACCAGGGAATCCGCCTCCTGGGAATAGTTGTCTGTGACCGTACATAGAAGAACCTCCTCATAAAGAATTCTCTTTATCTTATGAGGAGGTCCGATGGGCGTGCGTGTCTATTCAATTGAGAAATGATTGCCTGATTAAGATTCCATTGCTTTATCGATGACGCTTTTTAACGTAGCTGCAGAATGGGCGAATTGCGCCTTCTCTTTTTCATTCAATGGCAGATCAACGACCTTGCGGATCCCTTCACGATTGATGATGGCAGGAACCCCGATGTAGATGTCGTTTTGATCGTACTCTCCCTCTAAAAGGGCAGATACAGTTAGAATGCTGTTCTCATTGTTAAAAATGGCCTTTGTAATCCGTGCAAGACCCATGGCGATGCCATAATAGGTGGCCCCTTTGCGTTCGATGATTTGATATGCCGCATCCCTTACGTTGACGAAGATGTCTTCGAGCTTGTTCTGCACTTCTTCATTTTCCATATCGATCAACTCGCTCAGTTGACTGGCACCGACGGTTGTATGACTCCATACCGGGAACTCAGTGTCGCCATGTTCCCCCATGATATAGGCGTGGATATTCCGGGTATCGATATCGAAATGCTCACCGACCAGGTATCGGAGTCTTGCTGTATCAAGGATCGTACCAGAACCAATCACCCTTTCCTTTGGCAGCCCGGAGAATTTCCAGGTTGCGTAAGTCAAGATATCTACGGGGTTTGTTGCTACAAGGAATATTCCGTTGAAGCCGCTCGCCATGACAGAGTCTACGATTGTTTTAAAGATCTTCACGTTTTTCTCCACAAGGTCCAGTCGTGTTTCACCAGGCTGCTGATTTGCTCCAGCCGTGATCACGACAAGATCGGCATCCTTACAGTCGCTGTAGTCCCCGGCAGATATCTTCATTTGGGGAGCGAAGGCAAGTCCGTGGTTCAAATCACGAGCATCTCCATCTGCTTTTTCCTTATTCAGATCAATCATCACAAGCTCATGAGCAATTCCTTGATTAAGCAGGGCGAAGGCATAACTTGAACCAACAAACCCTGTGCCGATTAACGCTACTTTATTTGTGCATTTAATTGTCATCCGTCATCACCTATCCACAAATTATTTGAACAATACGCATCCGTTTGAATGGATGTAGAAAAGAAGAAAACATATATTGTGAAGTAATTCACAATATAATCATAACATGAATCACTGTGATATTCTACTCCTTCATCCATTATACTATACGTATATGTGAAGTAATTCACAAATATGTCATAGCTTAGAGGGACGGACCTTGATTCCTAGGACCTGGTCCTAGGAATCAAGGTCCGTCCCTCAAAAAAAGGGTTTTGTCTCAGTGATGATGAATGTATAGGAAAGAGTGTGTGATGGGGGTGTATGGTATGGATGTGAGGAATGGTGAGTTGGTGATCCGCCCTTTGGAGGAGGGGGATAAGCATTTGCTGGTGAGGTGGCTGTCAGATCCTGTGGTGCTTGAATTCTATGAAGGCAGGGATCAATCGTTCACACTGGAAATGGTGGAGGAGAAATTTTTTGCGGACAGGGGTGTTATGAGCTGTCTCGTTCTCTATGAGGGAAGGGAGATCGGATACTTACAATATTATCCCCTTGATGAAGAAACGATGATCCGCTACGGCTACACGAATCTGGATGAAGTGATTTATGGAACGGATCAATTCATCGGGGAGGCTGTGTATTGGAACAGAGGAGTCGGCACGAAGATGATCAAGGCAGTGGTCGAGTATTTGCTTCAGAAGGAGGGTGTTCACCGGCTGGTGATGGACCCGATGACGTGGAACACCAGGGCGATCCGCTGCTATGAGAAATGCGGGTACAGCAAAGCCCGGATTCTATCGGAGAATGAGCTTCACGAAGGGAAGTATCACGATTGCTGGCTGATGGAGTACATTCCCGAATAAGGAGGAATGAAGGATGAGCAGGATTGAAGAAGCCGTTTCATTGAGGGGAACGGGTAATCATGAAGCGTCTATAAAGAAATGGAAGCAATTGATCGAGGAAGATCCGAAAGTCGGATACCTCCACTATCAATGTGCCTGGACCCATGATGCGATGGGCTGTGAAAGGGAAGCGGTCACTTATTATGAAGAGGCGATCCGGCTGGGATTGACGGACCTTCATCTGCAGGGCGCTTATATCGGGTTGGGAAGTACATATCGGTCATTGGGTGAATATGGGAAGAGCCGATCCGTTTTAAAGGAAGGCATGGAGCGGTTTCCCGACAATAACGGGTTGAAGGTTTTTTACGCCATGGCCCTGTATCATCTCGACGGGCACAAAGAGGCGATGGAGCATCTTCTCACCTGTATCGTGGACACGTCACAAGACGAAACGATCCAGCCTTACAAAAGGGCGATCGCCTTTTATTCAACACAATTGGATAAGGTATGGGACTAGGAAAGGCTGTTAGAGGTAGCAGCTTTTTCATTTTTTTAGATGAAAAAGGAGGGGACGAATGTGACCAGGTTGTACTTTGCGAGGCACGCTCATTCGGTTTATACACCGGAGGAACGGACGAGGCCTTTATCGGAAAAAGGAAAACGGGATGCAAAGATTGTGACTGAACTATTAATGAAAGAAAACATCGATGTTGTCTGTTCAAGTCCTTACCAGAGAGCGATTGAAACGGTGGAAGGGATCGCACATCACATCGGTCAGGATATCAGGATGGTGGAGGAAATGAAGGAGAGGACGTTATCGGGTGAGCCTGTGGATGACTTTCAGCAGGCGATTTCGAAAGTATGGGGAGACCCGGCCTTTTCATTCGAAGGGGGAGAGTCGAATGCTACCGCTCAAAAAAGGGGCGTACAGGGGATATTTAACCTGCTGGAAGAATATAATGGGAAAAACGTCGCAGTCGGAACCCATGGAAACATCATGGTGCTCATCATGAATCACTTCGATGAAAGCTATGATGTGAATTTTTGGAGAGCGCTTGAGATGCCTGATATTTATTGCTTAACCTTTGAAGGGCGAACGCTGCAGAATGTCAGAAGAGTGTGGACAGAGCAGGCAGGAATACTATAAAAAAAGACCGTTCGCTCTGAACGGTCTTTCAGTATCTTCATTAATGAGGCAGGAATGCCAATTGATAGAAGAATAGAACGGCAAAGATATACACAAGTGGATGAACTTGCTTCCACTGACCTTTGACAACTTTCAGTATTGGATAGGAAATGAAGCCCAATGCAATACCTGTTGCAATGCTTGATGTCAGCGGCATGCTCAGGATGATGAGGAAAGCAGGGAAGGCTTCATCAAGCTGATCCCATGAAATCTTTGAAATGCTTCCCATCATCAGACTTCCTACGATGATCAGTGCCGGTGCCGTGATGGCTGCAATCCCGGATACTGAGCTGACAAGCGGGCCGAAGAAAGCTGACGCAATGAATAAGATTGAAACGGTCAACGTTGTCAGTCCGGTTCTTCCTCCTGCAGAAACCCCTGCTGAAGATTCAATGTAAGCAGATGTCGGGCTCGTACCGAACATTGCCCCGACAGTCGTTGCGACTGAATCAGCGAGAAGTGCCTGTCTCGCACGAGGAAGTGTATTGCCTTTCATGAGTCCCGCCTGCTGGGCAACTCCGATCATTGTACCAGTCGTATCGAAAATCGTGACAAGTAAGAAGGAGAAGACTACGGCATATAAACCATATTGGAAAACGTCAGCAAACGCCGTAATCGGATTTGCGACAATCAGTCCTTCAGGCAGATGAGGAAGGGCGACAAACCCATCCTTAAAGGATAACTCGCCTGTGAAATACGCGATCATCCCTGTGACGATCATCCCGATAAACAGGGCACCGTGCACATTCAAGACCATCAGAATCAACGTGACCGCAAGACCGGTCAATGCAAGGATCGCTGAAGAAGAATGGAGATCACCGAGCTGCACAAGGTTCGTCGGGTGAGCCTGGATAAGGCCGGTCAGACGCAATCCGATGAAGGCAATGAACAACCCGATCCCTGCTGTAATTCCGTGCTTCAAATTTTGCGGAATCGCTTCGATCAATTTTTTTCGCAAAGGCGTCAATGAAAGAATGATGAACACAATCCCCGCAACAAATACGGCAGAGAATGCGACGATGTATGAAATATCATCGTGTGCACCAACGACAGAGTATGTGAAATACGCATTCAGTCCCATACCCGGGGCGATGGCGATAGGATAGTTCGCGAACAGTGCCATCCATAAAGTACCGGCAACTGCTGCAATGATGGTCGCCAGGAATACTTGGTCAAAAGGCACCCCTGCATCAGATAAAATGATTGGATTGACAATCACTATATATACCATTGTTAAAAATGTGGTGATTCCGGCCAGTATCTCCGTTTTAGGGTCTGTACCGTTTTCCTTCAATTTAAACATCATAATTCCTCCAATAAATACGAACATTAAAAACAAGCAACTCCTATATTATTCGTTATTTGAGCGAAATTCAATAGATTTCCCCGAATTTTTTTCAAGAAATTATATTGTAACCCCTTCCAAACACCTTCCGTTTTCGATAAGATGTTATCAATTACAGGGGGAGCATCCCCCATCCAGCGCAACTGGTATCACTTAGAGAAAGGGGCGGTACTAACGTGTATCCACAACTTAAAAACAAACCAATCTCAGAACAGATTGAACAGATCACACGGTCATTAGTCGCTCTGAAAAGTTACAACGGTACAACAGGAGAAAGTGAAAAAGCGAGATTCATATATGAACTGATTTCATCGTTCCCTTATTTCAAGGAGCATCCTGACCAGGTATGGATGCAGGAAGTCCCGAACGATCCAGTCGGAAGGAAGAACGTATTCGCCCTTTTAAAAGGACAGTCACCAAAAACTCTTCTATTCCATGCCCACTATGATACGGTCGGCACCGATGATTACGGGGCATTGCAGGATATGGCACATGATCCCGACTTTCTGCAAAAATTCTTTATGGATTATGAAGGGGAGGAAAAGGTGCGGGAAGACGCACTGTCCGGAAAGTGGTTATTCGGAAGGGGAGCCCTTGATATGCAAAGCGGCATCGCCGTTCACCTTGCGAACCTTCTGCACCACTCCAAAGAAAAGGAGCACGACGGACATTTACTCTTCTTATTCAATGGAGACGAAGAAAGTGAGCATGCCGGGATGATTACTGCTTTAAGCGAGCTTTACCGATTGAAGGAAGAAGGCCTGGACTACGTCGCCGCGATCAACACCGACTTCATTTCACCGATCTATGATGGGGACTGTAAGAGATATATCTACACCGGAGCGGCCGGAAAGCTTCTACCCAGCTTTTATATATATGGAAGGGAAGCACATGTAGGCGATGTCCTGACATCAATCGATCCCACCATTATCGCTTCCAGGATCAACTTGGAGGTGAATCAGAACTTAACGTATCTCGAAGATATTCCGGGGGAATTCACCCTGCCTCCTTCATGCTTATATTTTAAAGACGATAAGCATACGTACAATGTGCAGACGCCACTCAGTGCGTCCCTTTACTTCAACTATTTTGTTTATGAAAAAACGGCAAGGGAAGTCCTCTACGAAATGAAGAAAGTCGCCATGAAAGTAGTAAGCGAGGCAGAGGCACGGAGCAAGGAACAATATGAAAAGTACCGAAGCTATCATGGCTTCCCTGAAAGAGAATTCTCATGGGAGATAGAAGTAATGAGCTTGCGAGAGTACATCTTCTGGTTAAAAGAAAGGGGCATCGATCCTGATCCCGTCATGAAGAAAATCTTCCATGATATGGACGGGGAAGACAGACGGACAATCGCTTATGCCATGGTCGAAGCCCTGCAGCAACTGGACCCAGATCGCACACCGAGGGTCATCATCTTCTTTGCACCGCCGTTTTTGCCCCACAACTATGTCAATGAAGACAACGAATACGGAAAACGGGTCAGGGAAGTACTGGGCGCATGCCTCGATGACATCTCAAAAGAAACCGGCGAGGAATTCGTCATCAAACGCTTCTTCCCCTACCTCGCCGACGGCAGTTTTCTTTCCCTTCATGAAGAAGATGAGGATATTGAAGTGTTCAAGAAAAACCTCCCCCTCATCGATCAGCTCTACCCCGTCCCCATCGATATGATCAGGAAACTTAACATTCCATCGATCAATATCGGTGTGTACGGCAAAGACGGTCATCAATGGACGGAAAGGGTATATAAGCCATACACATTCTCCGTGTTGCCGGACATCATCCGGCGGGTGACGAAGGAATTGTTGAAGATTTAAGAGGTGATAGGCGGGTCGATTGGATTGGTTGGCCCGCTTTGTATGGTTTGGGTAGGGGGACGTTGGAGTAGGGTGCCACTAGGGGTGATTCGACTCCGACTCGATTCGATTCGACTGAGCGATCAGTCATATGGGTTTATTTGTAAAAAGACGCATATAAAGAAATTTTGACGCAATCCTTTAAGTAAGAGACGCAATGAAAATTATTATGACGCAATTACCTTTCAAATAGACGCAATCGAAGGATCGTACTGCTAATTGATGGACTGTGGATCTGTAAGAGGATACGAATCTTCTTACGGATTTTTTTATAAGGCATTGGAATGGAACGGGTGCTTCCTTTATTTGTATGGGAAGTTGGCAATTACGCAATCCACCCGGAAAGTCACGCAATAAACATTGATTCTCACGCAATAAGTGGTGAAAGTTACGCAATCAACATCGAAAGTTGCGCAATAACCTGTTCAACAGCCCTTGGTAGGGTACATGTACTTTTAATAGATGACGATTTTTGACAGTGAAGCGTCAAAATTTAGTATTATTTTTGCAAATTAATATGAAAAACAATGGAAACAGCTATCCAAACGGTGTGAAAAGACAATTACGCAATCCACCCGGAAAGTCACGCAATAAACATTGATTCTCGCGCAATAAATGGTGAAAGTTACGCAATCAACATCGAAAGTTGCGCAATAACCTGGTCAACTACCCCTGATAGGGTACATGTACTTTAAATAGATGCCCATTTTTGACAGTGAAGCGTCAAAATTTAGTATTATTTTTACAAATTAATATAAAAAACAACGGAAATAGCCATCCAAATGAGGTAATTAGCATTCCAACCTGAGCCTCTCTATATTGCTCCGCCTGCCCCTACAACCATCCATTCTGAATCTCTCCCCGTAAGATCCCACAATATAGTCAATCCCTTGCTCTCCCCCCACGGCAAGCTACCCTACCAAACCCATCCACGCTCCGCCCAATCAAAAACGCATCCAATCTTCATAAAAGATTGAATGCGTTCTGATTGTCCTATTAATTTAAAGGCTTATTCAGCCCAGTCAATGAGGTTTCGGATATCGAGGCGGCCTGATTTACGGGCTTCCTGCAATGGTTTTCCGATCGTGATCAGCATGATTGGAAGGTAGCGGTCTGAGATGTTGAATTCAGATACTAAGGCTGATGGGTTGAATCCGCCGATCGGGCAAGTATCCCAGCCTTTTGCTTTTGCGGCAAGCATCAGCTGCATTGCTGCGAGGGAAGCGTTGCTGTATGCTGCATCACGTGGATATTCTTCGCGGCCGTATGCGCCGTCGATTTGAGTTTTTAGTACGTTTTTGATTTCGGCTGTCATTTCTCCCTGTTCAACAGCAGGATCGAAGACGGGATCGATGTTTTTATTTGCTTCTAGATCTCCGAGTACCGCAACGACTGCAGAAGCGTCGTGTACTTGTTGCTGATTGTAAGCGATCGGAAGCAGGCGTTCTTGTACTTCTTTTTGATCGAATACTAAGAATTTCCAGTGTTGCAGGTTCCAGGCAGAAGGTGCTTTTCCTGCTGTTTCGAGTAGTCCGACC
The nucleotide sequence above comes from Bacillus sp. KH172YL63. Encoded proteins:
- a CDS encoding histidine phosphatase family protein gives rise to the protein MTRLYFARHAHSVYTPEERTRPLSEKGKRDAKIVTELLMKENIDVVCSSPYQRAIETVEGIAHHIGQDIRMVEEMKERTLSGEPVDDFQQAISKVWGDPAFSFEGGESNATAQKRGVQGIFNLLEEYNGKNVAVGTHGNIMVLIMNHFDESYDVNFWRALEMPDIYCLTFEGRTLQNVRRVWTEQAGIL
- a CDS encoding nitroreductase family protein, giving the protein MEDFLQLVEARRSTKVYDPQVEIPREELVGLLETAGKAPSAWNLQHWKFLVFDQKEVQERLLPIAYNQQQVHDASAVVAVLGDLEANKNIDPVFDPAVEQGEMTAEIKNVLKTQIDGAYGREEYPRDAAYSNASLAAMQLMLAAKAKGWDTCPIGGFNPSALVSEFNISDRYLPIMLITIGKPLQEARKSGRLDIRNLIDWAE
- a CDS encoding GNAT family N-acetyltransferase, with the translated sequence MDVRNGELVIRPLEEGDKHLLVRWLSDPVVLEFYEGRDQSFTLEMVEEKFFADRGVMSCLVLYEGREIGYLQYYPLDEETMIRYGYTNLDEVIYGTDQFIGEAVYWNRGVGTKMIKAVVEYLLQKEGVHRLVMDPMTWNTRAIRCYEKCGYSKARILSENELHEGKYHDCWLMEYIPE
- a CDS encoding L-lactate dehydrogenase codes for the protein MTIKCTNKVALIGTGFVGSSYAFALLNQGIAHELVMIDLNKEKADGDARDLNHGLAFAPQMKISAGDYSDCKDADLVVITAGANQQPGETRLDLVEKNVKIFKTIVDSVMASGFNGIFLVATNPVDILTYATWKFSGLPKERVIGSGTILDTARLRYLVGEHFDIDTRNIHAYIMGEHGDTEFPVWSHTTVGASQLSELIDMENEEVQNKLEDIFVNVRDAAYQIIERKGATYYGIAMGLARITKAIFNNENSILTVSALLEGEYDQNDIYIGVPAIINREGIRKVVDLPLNEKEKAQFAHSAATLKSVIDKAMES
- a CDS encoding M20/M25/M40 family metallo-hydrolase; amino-acid sequence: MYPQLKNKPISEQIEQITRSLVALKSYNGTTGESEKARFIYELISSFPYFKEHPDQVWMQEVPNDPVGRKNVFALLKGQSPKTLLFHAHYDTVGTDDYGALQDMAHDPDFLQKFFMDYEGEEKVREDALSGKWLFGRGALDMQSGIAVHLANLLHHSKEKEHDGHLLFLFNGDEESEHAGMITALSELYRLKEEGLDYVAAINTDFISPIYDGDCKRYIYTGAAGKLLPSFYIYGREAHVGDVLTSIDPTIIASRINLEVNQNLTYLEDIPGEFTLPPSCLYFKDDKHTYNVQTPLSASLYFNYFVYEKTAREVLYEMKKVAMKVVSEAEARSKEQYEKYRSYHGFPEREFSWEIEVMSLREYIFWLKERGIDPDPVMKKIFHDMDGEDRRTIAYAMVEALQQLDPDRTPRVIIFFAPPFLPHNYVNEDNEYGKRVREVLGACLDDISKETGEEFVIKRFFPYLADGSFLSLHEEDEDIEVFKKNLPLIDQLYPVPIDMIRKLNIPSINIGVYGKDGHQWTERVYKPYTFSVLPDIIRRVTKELLKI
- the proC gene encoding pyrroline-5-carboxylate reductase; this translates as MDKTIGFIGCGNMAQAILGGILHAGLVDKRAIRASARTKATLEKVAEQFGVETTVDNQAVASVSDIVFLAVKPDQYGVLIEEIKDSLKEDAIIMTIAAGITIDWMEKKLSPSMKIVRTMPNTPSLVGEGMTAYCVNGAVTESDLEAVQATLESFGKAEKVDEGMMDAIPAVSGSSPAYVFMFIEALADGAVLQGIPRKQAYQLASQAVLGAAKMVLETGTHPGELKDAVCSPGGATIEAVAALEKNQFRGTILSAMEACGKKSRSLGE
- a CDS encoding NCS2 family permease → MFKLKENGTDPKTEILAGITTFLTMVYIVIVNPIILSDAGVPFDQVFLATIIAAVAGTLWMALFANYPIAIAPGMGLNAYFTYSVVGAHDDISYIVAFSAVFVAGIVFIILSLTPLRKKLIEAIPQNLKHGITAGIGLFIAFIGLRLTGLIQAHPTNLVQLGDLHSSSAILALTGLAVTLILMVLNVHGALFIGMIVTGMIAYFTGELSFKDGFVALPHLPEGLIVANPITAFADVFQYGLYAVVFSFLLVTIFDTTGTMIGVAQQAGLMKGNTLPRARQALLADSVATTVGAMFGTSPTSAYIESSAGVSAGGRTGLTTLTVSILFIASAFFGPLVSSVSGIAAITAPALIIVGSLMMGSISKISWDQLDEAFPAFLIILSMPLTSSIATGIALGFISYPILKVVKGQWKQVHPLVYIFAVLFFYQLAFLPH
- a CDS encoding tetratricopeptide repeat protein, whose protein sequence is MSRIEEAVSLRGTGNHEASIKKWKQLIEEDPKVGYLHYQCAWTHDAMGCEREAVTYYEEAIRLGLTDLHLQGAYIGLGSTYRSLGEYGKSRSVLKEGMERFPDNNGLKVFYAMALYHLDGHKEAMEHLLTCIVDTSQDETIQPYKRAIAFYSTQLDKVWD
- a CDS encoding SIMPL domain-containing protein, which gives rise to MYSYPSYRTTANPGTITVSGDHTMYIDPDQAVVSIGIVTKDEDLQTAQQLNQQQSSSVMQSLMANGVLKKDIQTSSYQVNPQYNYDNGKQVFTGYEVRQIYRVTIQNLEKVGTILDDALKNGANRIENIQFVHSNPIEAYQQALASAYQKAYQKALTLANQSNQHLNPQPASITEQSTIGMPSSMNVAYLKAADESTPVQPGQIGVTASITVEFKTQ